The following are encoded in a window of Streptomyces sp. Go-475 genomic DNA:
- a CDS encoding NACHT domain-containing protein has translation MNGGTRAPQTPAPPREGGLSRLLRRAVLDGLGVRRALHRRRLMRQGYDRTRIWRVRKSGGYVALLVLTFLGALLLLFLVVTAVITLPQEKSFQSPVRWVDQQCQGDDGFSCTVLQSLFMPFLTLALATVAYLFFRFSHVRRAYLRKARLDPHELVETAGGIFGRVVGRDQLCSVLMEDLRDRRFRRTHVVVGGIGTGKTALVVLLTQRLAERGAVPVPLRLRAAEQDLDFRELAFKRFCREVQGQIRSAAEAEKVWRRLCQQGRIVVLADGLEEALTAEGLTEERDTIIRLAIRRANEEGLPLIITSRPHDSLRGMEASLTELEPLSEEAALTYISSGGAGEDRQRLDWIVERAGIAEAPTYLEIAAELHEQGLLERALAGSADEEAVETRGGDRASLRFHLFETWLSALISGRFRPDLPLSAEDRRSTVHYLSALACVGLALDTSEVRFADVVDEQDPARSRFPEIVRELARRVGDSGIDLRLAAHWGARMELVELGGDRVRFQHSVIQAQLGARFLNAVIHPDVPAQPTEGRYFPAALQSPGRELLIAMVLHSRLPDGACVHEEPGATGPDGTRWCPVSAARDLLMEAACQAQTVRNTCPDNNDKQETRPLFGRTLHSKALELYAAALEIDSVDAQPEQHLIAMRLCTAWPDLRARDPHTLRTAKALLVSRFGEAMRSVAQRQTLRPAYLELFEIARLEPSYPVRLAIAQEIGAGGDLAFAALQPRLRGPQVVEGQRVEREPDWREKLWGGQQPELVGERETRQRRRGEGQVARLKRELKEREEQRRQERRREREDREAEERQWRDNTLCAWLIPLLVGSVTTHRHQDTPYAFLESWVRRVGIPEDSPDAHAGLDLNVEVALAQGFKYAANRRHRHPHARPEAREYLSEQAWDMLKRTRFWFTRLTLLHALTLWDLPDGATAGFPSRGHGSDPAQQVRQWLARPDGEPEHPFVTAAGKLCAWALETRQPERFLWIDESGVAAHVGSQTSRGEARKHNLWIPPSTGWSALHPSAQQLLADVLLLLNLAERGDWPTDRIRRLQHTARPDLPPCLTLDRTPLDPGRTAVRTASSQAGSNCRDDCAFELCPYPPRGLDGQRVELGEAFCRAQSTLLSRSRSPLSPKASWQRRTHLGELRRFWEAMGHRAQHNSRTR, from the coding sequence GTGAACGGTGGTACGCGTGCTCCCCAGACCCCCGCCCCGCCGCGCGAAGGAGGACTGTCCCGGCTGCTCCGGCGAGCCGTGCTCGACGGGCTCGGCGTCCGCCGCGCGCTGCACCGCCGCCGCCTGATGCGGCAGGGCTACGACCGGACCAGGATCTGGCGGGTCCGCAAGAGCGGCGGGTACGTGGCGCTGCTGGTCCTGACGTTCCTCGGCGCGCTGCTGCTGCTGTTCCTGGTCGTCACGGCCGTGATCACCCTGCCGCAGGAGAAGAGCTTCCAATCACCCGTCAGATGGGTCGATCAACAGTGCCAGGGGGATGACGGGTTCAGCTGCACCGTCCTCCAGTCCCTCTTCATGCCGTTCCTCACCCTCGCGCTGGCCACCGTCGCCTACCTGTTCTTCCGGTTCAGCCATGTGCGCCGGGCCTACCTGAGGAAGGCCCGCCTGGACCCCCACGAACTCGTGGAGACGGCGGGCGGCATCTTCGGCCGGGTGGTCGGCCGCGACCAGCTCTGCTCCGTCCTCATGGAGGACCTGCGCGACCGCCGCTTCCGCCGGACGCACGTTGTCGTCGGCGGCATCGGCACCGGCAAGACGGCACTGGTCGTGCTGCTGACCCAGCGGCTCGCCGAGCGCGGGGCGGTGCCCGTGCCGCTGCGGCTTCGCGCAGCCGAGCAGGACCTGGACTTCCGCGAGCTGGCCTTCAAACGCTTCTGCCGGGAGGTGCAGGGCCAGATCCGCTCCGCCGCCGAGGCGGAGAAGGTGTGGCGGCGGCTCTGCCAGCAGGGGCGGATCGTGGTGCTCGCCGACGGACTGGAGGAGGCGCTGACCGCCGAGGGCCTGACGGAGGAGCGCGACACCATCATCCGGCTGGCCATCCGCCGCGCCAACGAGGAGGGACTGCCGCTGATCATCACCTCCCGGCCGCACGACTCGCTGCGCGGCATGGAGGCCTCCCTCACCGAACTGGAACCGCTCAGCGAGGAGGCGGCCCTCACCTACATCTCCTCCGGGGGCGCCGGGGAGGACCGGCAACGACTGGACTGGATCGTCGAACGGGCCGGCATCGCGGAGGCCCCCACCTATCTGGAGATCGCCGCCGAACTGCACGAACAGGGACTGCTGGAGCGCGCCCTGGCCGGCTCCGCGGACGAGGAGGCCGTGGAGACGCGGGGCGGCGACCGGGCGTCCCTGCGGTTCCACCTGTTCGAGACCTGGCTCAGCGCCCTCATCAGCGGCCGCTTCCGGCCCGACCTGCCGCTCTCCGCGGAGGACCGCCGCTCCACCGTCCACTACCTGTCCGCGCTGGCCTGCGTGGGCCTCGCCCTCGACACCTCCGAGGTGCGGTTCGCGGACGTCGTCGACGAACAGGACCCGGCCCGCTCCCGCTTCCCCGAGATCGTCCGGGAACTGGCCCGCAGGGTCGGCGACAGCGGCATCGACCTCAGGCTCGCCGCACACTGGGGCGCCCGGATGGAGCTGGTCGAACTCGGCGGCGACCGCGTCCGCTTCCAGCACAGCGTCATCCAGGCCCAACTGGGCGCCCGCTTCCTGAACGCGGTGATCCACCCGGACGTCCCGGCCCAGCCGACGGAGGGCCGCTACTTCCCGGCGGCACTGCAGAGTCCTGGCCGGGAACTGCTGATCGCCATGGTGCTGCACTCCCGGCTCCCGGACGGCGCGTGCGTCCACGAGGAGCCGGGCGCCACCGGCCCGGACGGCACGCGATGGTGCCCGGTCAGCGCCGCCCGGGACCTGTTGATGGAGGCCGCCTGCCAGGCGCAGACGGTCCGGAACACCTGCCCCGACAACAACGACAAGCAGGAGACCCGCCCCCTCTTCGGCCGCACCCTGCACAGCAAGGCCCTGGAGCTCTACGCCGCCGCCCTGGAGATCGACAGCGTCGACGCCCAGCCGGAGCAGCACCTCATCGCCATGCGGCTGTGCACGGCCTGGCCGGACCTGCGGGCCCGCGACCCGCACACCCTGCGCACCGCGAAGGCCCTGCTCGTGAGCCGCTTCGGCGAGGCCATGCGCTCGGTCGCCCAGCGGCAGACCCTGCGCCCCGCCTACCTCGAACTGTTCGAGATCGCCCGCCTGGAGCCCTCGTACCCGGTCCGGCTGGCCATCGCCCAGGAGATCGGCGCCGGGGGCGACCTGGCCTTCGCCGCGCTCCAGCCCCGGCTGCGCGGGCCGCAGGTCGTCGAGGGCCAGCGCGTCGAGCGGGAGCCCGACTGGCGGGAGAAACTGTGGGGCGGACAGCAGCCCGAACTGGTGGGGGAGCGGGAGACCAGGCAGCGCCGGCGCGGCGAAGGACAGGTCGCCCGGCTCAAGCGGGAGCTGAAGGAGCGTGAGGAACAGCGGCGTCAGGAGCGCCGGCGGGAGCGCGAGGACCGTGAGGCCGAGGAACGGCAGTGGCGGGACAACACCCTGTGCGCCTGGCTGATCCCCCTGCTCGTCGGCTCCGTCACCACCCACCGGCACCAGGACACGCCGTACGCCTTCCTGGAGAGCTGGGTGCGGCGCGTGGGCATCCCCGAGGACAGCCCCGACGCGCACGCGGGACTCGACCTCAACGTGGAGGTCGCGCTCGCCCAGGGCTTCAAGTACGCCGCGAACCGCCGGCACCGGCACCCGCACGCCCGGCCCGAGGCCCGCGAGTACCTGAGCGAGCAGGCCTGGGACATGCTCAAGCGCACCCGGTTCTGGTTCACCCGCCTCACCCTGCTGCACGCGCTGACCCTGTGGGATCTGCCCGACGGCGCCACGGCCGGGTTCCCCTCCCGGGGCCACGGCTCCGACCCCGCGCAGCAGGTCCGCCAGTGGCTCGCCCGGCCCGACGGCGAACCCGAGCACCCGTTCGTCACCGCGGCCGGGAAACTGTGTGCCTGGGCCCTGGAGACCCGGCAGCCCGAACGGTTCCTGTGGATCGACGAATCGGGCGTCGCCGCCCACGTCGGCTCCCAGACCTCCCGGGGCGAGGCACGCAAGCACAACCTGTGGATCCCGCCGTCCACGGGCTGGAGCGCCCTGCACCCGAGCGCGCAGCAACTCCTCGCCGACGTCCTGCTGCTGCTGAACCTGGCCGAACGGGGCGACTGGCCCACCGACCGCATCCGACGCCTCCAGCACACCGCCCGGCCCGACCTGCCGCCCTGCCTCACCCTGGACCGTACGCCCCTCGACCCCGGCCGCACCGCCGTCCGCACGGCCTCCTCCCAGGCGGGCTCCAACTGCCGCGACGACTGCGCCTTCGAACTGTGCCCCTACCCGCCCAGGGGCCTCGACGGCCAGCGCGTGGAACTGGGCGAGGCCTTCTGCCGCGCCCAGTCCACCCTCCTGTCCCGCTCCCGCTCCCCCCTGAGCCCCAAGGCCTCCTGGCAACGCCGCACCCACCTCGGCGAGCTGCGGAGATTCTGGGAGGCGATGGGGCACCGGGCTCAGCACAATTCCAGGACGCGGTGA
- a CDS encoding GDSL-type esterase/lipase family protein: protein MQTSPRPSPRRVLPALLTAVLLACLLSWTGGSPAHAAAGDGSVSDPNITYVGRWDVSSGTAAVPHWTGAYLRTGFTGTTVKVKARNAVNFYASIDGGPDVFHAGVRGTVNLTPRPLSPGTHTLRLSYRSGDTVFQGLVLDSGARTVATGAPSGLVEFVGDSITAGALTDRLALDSYAWKTGERLGMRHTQIARSGYCLVARSGCTGLSGQFFRTGSTGDTPWDFSRYRADAVVINLGTNDIGHGVSGAAFQSAYTTFLRDVRAQYPTAQLFAVQTLKKRYVTETRAAVSARNAAGDARVHYVDTTGWLTDGTHYEDGNGHPNEAGHTRFAERLAPVVAARLGSGAAVKAAAPGQPGDPNIKFVGRWDTTSSATAYTPYWAGAYYRAGFTGRTVKLKQRGTIDLWARIDNGPVKFYDDVKGTVNLTPTPLAAGNHTLQVNYQVVAGSYKGDAVFQGLVLDSGATTFAPPAPAKLIEFVGDSITVGTTTSQNARTAYGWLIGERLGAEHTQIAQGGACLVAAADGCVGLERQFTKLNPNAATPDWNFSRYRADAVVINLGTNDVGHGVSSTQFQSAYSSLLRKVRAAYPQAWIFALETFRGRFVPQTEAAVRAAVAGGDARVSFVDTSGWLGSGDLTDSVHPNDRGHRVIADRLAPVIAARIGG, encoded by the coding sequence GTGCAGACCTCCCCCCGCCCCTCCCCCAGACGCGTCCTGCCCGCTCTCCTCACGGCCGTGCTCCTGGCCTGTCTGCTGTCGTGGACGGGCGGCTCGCCCGCGCACGCCGCGGCCGGGGACGGCTCGGTGTCCGACCCGAACATCACCTACGTCGGACGCTGGGACGTCTCCTCGGGCACCGCGGCCGTGCCCCACTGGACCGGCGCCTACCTCCGGACCGGCTTCACCGGCACCACCGTGAAGGTCAAGGCCAGGAACGCGGTCAACTTCTACGCGAGCATCGACGGCGGCCCCGACGTCTTCCACGCGGGCGTGCGCGGCACGGTGAACCTCACCCCGCGGCCGCTGTCCCCCGGCACGCACACCCTGCGCCTGTCGTACCGCTCCGGCGACACCGTCTTCCAGGGCCTCGTCCTGGACTCCGGGGCGCGGACCGTCGCGACCGGCGCACCGTCCGGGCTGGTGGAGTTCGTCGGCGACTCCATCACCGCGGGCGCCCTCACCGACCGGCTGGCGCTCGACTCGTACGCCTGGAAGACCGGCGAACGGCTGGGGATGCGGCACACGCAGATCGCCCGGTCCGGGTACTGCCTGGTCGCCCGCTCGGGTTGCACCGGACTGAGCGGACAGTTCTTCCGGACGGGCAGCACCGGCGACACCCCCTGGGACTTCTCCCGCTACCGCGCCGACGCGGTCGTCATCAACCTCGGCACCAACGACATCGGGCACGGCGTGTCCGGCGCGGCCTTCCAGTCGGCGTACACCACCTTCCTGCGGGACGTGCGCGCCCAGTACCCCACCGCACAACTGTTCGCGGTGCAGACGCTGAAGAAGCGTTACGTCACGGAGACCAGGGCCGCCGTCAGCGCCCGCAACGCCGCGGGGGACGCCCGGGTGCACTACGTCGACACCACCGGCTGGCTCACCGACGGCACCCACTACGAGGACGGCAACGGGCATCCCAACGAGGCGGGCCACACCAGGTTCGCCGAGCGCCTGGCCCCGGTCGTCGCCGCCCGGCTGGGCAGCGGCGCCGCGGTGAAGGCCGCCGCTCCCGGGCAGCCCGGCGACCCGAACATCAAGTTCGTCGGCCGCTGGGACACCACCAGCTCCGCCACCGCGTACACCCCGTACTGGGCCGGCGCCTACTACCGGGCCGGCTTCACCGGACGGACGGTCAAGCTGAAGCAGCGGGGCACGATCGACCTGTGGGCGCGGATCGACAACGGGCCGGTGAAGTTCTACGACGACGTCAAGGGGACGGTGAACCTGACCCCGACGCCGCTGGCCGCCGGCAACCACACGCTCCAGGTCAACTACCAGGTGGTGGCGGGGTCGTACAAGGGCGACGCCGTCTTCCAGGGGCTGGTCCTCGACAGCGGCGCGACGACCTTCGCCCCGCCCGCCCCGGCCAAGCTGATCGAGTTCGTCGGTGACTCGATCACCGTGGGCACCACGACCTCGCAGAACGCCCGTACCGCGTACGGCTGGCTGATCGGGGAGCGGCTGGGTGCCGAGCACACGCAGATCGCGCAGGGCGGCGCGTGCCTGGTCGCCGCGGCGGACGGCTGTGTGGGACTGGAGCGGCAGTTCACCAAGCTCAACCCGAACGCGGCGACGCCCGACTGGAACTTCTCCCGCTACCGGGCCGACGCGGTCGTCATCAACCTCGGCACCAACGACGTGGGGCACGGCGTGAGTTCCACGCAGTTCCAGTCGGCGTACAGCAGTCTGCTGCGCAAGGTCCGGGCCGCCTACCCGCAGGCGTGGATCTTCGCGCTGGAGACGTTCCGCGGGCGGTTCGTCCCGCAGACCGAGGCCGCCGTGCGGGCCGCCGTCGCCGGTGGTGACGCCCGGGTCTCCTTCGTCGACACGAGCGGCTGGCTGGGGTCGGGCGACCTGACGGACTCGGTGCATCCCAACGACCGGGGGCACCGGGTCATCGCCGACCGGCTGGCTCCGGTCATCGCGGCGCGGATCGGGGGCTAG
- a CDS encoding MFS transporter: protein MALFVIASCQLMVVLDITIVNIALPHIQSSLDFSTTSLSWVVNAYTLTFGGLLLLGGRAGDILGRRRVFVFGVLLFVLASLLGGFAQNSGQLLGARALQGVGGAIASPTSLALISTTFREGPERNRAFGVFAAVSAGGGAIGLLAGGMLVEWLNWRWVLFVNVPIGLLIVLATPKWIRESERHPGHFDITGALTSTAGMVLLVYGFIRAAQDGWRDALTLASFAGAVVLLAVFILIERRSRQPITPLHMFADRNRAGTYGIMLCLAAAIFGMFFFLTLFVQNVLEFSPLQAGFAFLPVSAVIAIGAGLASRFLPVYGPKPFMVLGAILAAAGLAWLTLTDVHSTYAGSVLGPMLVFSLGMGMEFVSLTLMALSNVPTLETGAASGLLNATQQVGGSLGLSILATMSGTASANETDKQVQNFLQQATPAESRRFERTGQLPKPWSDQVFTAGVSAAFIMAAIFTAVAALIALIVIQVRPSDLERLKGGAGPGPM, encoded by the coding sequence ATGGCACTCTTCGTCATCGCCTCGTGCCAGCTGATGGTGGTCCTCGACATCACCATCGTGAACATCGCGCTGCCGCACATCCAGAGCTCGCTGGACTTCTCCACCACGAGCCTGTCGTGGGTGGTGAACGCCTACACCCTGACCTTCGGCGGCCTGCTGCTGCTCGGCGGCCGGGCCGGCGACATCCTGGGCCGGCGGCGCGTCTTCGTCTTCGGCGTGCTGCTGTTCGTGCTGGCCTCCCTGCTCGGCGGCTTCGCCCAGAACTCCGGGCAACTCCTCGGCGCCCGCGCCCTGCAGGGCGTCGGCGGCGCCATCGCGTCCCCCACTTCCCTCGCCCTGATCAGCACGACCTTCCGCGAGGGACCGGAACGCAACCGCGCCTTCGGGGTCTTCGCCGCGGTCTCGGCCGGCGGCGGCGCGATCGGCCTGCTCGCGGGCGGGATGCTCGTGGAGTGGCTGAATTGGCGGTGGGTGCTGTTCGTCAACGTGCCCATCGGCCTGCTCATCGTGCTCGCCACACCCAAGTGGATCAGGGAGTCCGAACGTCACCCCGGGCACTTCGACATCACCGGCGCGCTCACCTCCACCGCGGGCATGGTGCTGCTCGTCTACGGCTTCATCCGGGCCGCGCAGGACGGCTGGCGGGACGCGCTCACCCTGGCCTCGTTCGCCGGGGCGGTCGTGCTGCTCGCGGTCTTCATCCTGATCGAGCGGCGCTCCAGACAGCCCATCACGCCCCTGCACATGTTCGCCGACCGCAACCGCGCGGGCACCTACGGCATCATGCTGTGCCTGGCCGCCGCGATCTTCGGCATGTTCTTCTTCCTGACGCTCTTCGTGCAGAACGTGCTGGAATTCAGCCCTCTGCAGGCCGGCTTCGCCTTCCTGCCGGTCAGCGCGGTCATCGCCATCGGCGCCGGACTGGCCTCGCGGTTCCTGCCCGTCTACGGGCCCAAGCCGTTCATGGTGCTGGGCGCGATCCTGGCGGCGGCCGGACTGGCCTGGCTCACCCTGACCGACGTGCACTCGACCTACGCGGGCAGTGTCCTTGGCCCGATGCTCGTCTTCAGCCTGGGCATGGGCATGGAGTTCGTGTCGCTGACCCTCATGGCGCTGTCCAACGTGCCCACCCTCGAGACCGGAGCGGCCTCCGGACTCCTCAACGCCACCCAGCAGGTCGGCGGCTCCCTCGGCCTGTCCATCCTGGCCACGATGTCAGGCACGGCCAGCGCCAACGAGACCGACAAACAGGTCCAGAACTTCCTCCAACAGGCGACCCCGGCCGAGAGCCGGCGGTTCGAACGCACCGGGCAACTGCCCAAGCCCTGGTCCGACCAGGTCTTCACCGCCGGCGTCTCGGCCGCCTTCATCATGGCGGCGATCTTCACCGCCGTCGCCGCCCTGATCGCCCTGATCGTCATCCAGGTCCGTCCCTCCGACCTGGAGCGCCTGAAGGGCGGGGCGGGCCCCGGCCCGATGTGA
- a CDS encoding response regulator transcription factor, producing the protein MIRVLLVENTRLVRGAFAALLSREDDIEVVAEAEGNGEVLARALSCRPDVVVIDVDSREGEELAARGELRARLPDCRMLLLMASTTPERLRRVLGLHAAGVICTNAPADRLVHGVRKLVRGQRFIDPEFALVALDAGENPLTPREVEVLRLAADGTPTREIAERLSLSVATVRNHLTAITRKTGGRNRIDAIRIARESGWV; encoded by the coding sequence TTGATCCGCGTTCTTCTCGTCGAGAACACCCGCCTGGTGCGGGGAGCGTTCGCCGCTCTCCTGTCACGTGAGGACGACATCGAGGTCGTCGCCGAAGCCGAGGGCAACGGTGAGGTTCTCGCCCGCGCCCTGTCGTGCCGCCCGGACGTGGTCGTGATCGACGTGGACTCCAGGGAGGGCGAGGAACTCGCCGCACGGGGCGAGCTGAGGGCCCGGCTCCCGGACTGCCGGATGCTGCTGCTGATGGCGTCGACGACACCCGAGCGGTTGCGCCGCGTGCTCGGTCTGCACGCCGCCGGCGTCATCTGCACCAACGCCCCGGCGGACCGTCTCGTCCACGGTGTCCGCAAGCTGGTCAGGGGGCAGCGGTTCATCGACCCGGAGTTCGCGCTGGTCGCGCTGGACGCGGGAGAGAACCCGCTGACACCGCGCGAGGTGGAGGTGCTGCGGCTGGCCGCCGACGGCACGCCGACGCGGGAGATCGCCGAGCGGCTGTCACTGTCCGTGGCGACGGTGCGTAATCACCTGACCGCCATCACGCGGAAGACGGGGGGACGCAACCGGATCGACGCGATCCGGATCGCCCGGGAGTCGGGCTGGGTGTGA
- a CDS encoding ABC transporter ATP-binding protein, translating into MSLRAPDRLLLASARRGGVWVGVTVVTSLLLTGATLALPAVMGRTLDAVLGHGDAARWLALTGVLVFVMVAVDAVDDLVGQAAEARSTAWLRHTLLRHVLALGTRATRRFPPGDLVSRLVGNSARTGDAASGLVWIVMGVIPPLGAIAALALIDYWLCLTFLAGMPILVLLVRAFLRDISDAGEGYFRVQGTIAARLVDALGGIRTITAAGTLDRETRRVLEPLPELHRHGLGMWNALARISARGDLVVPLLVVAVLAVAGVGLTQGRITPGEVLAASEYVVMAAGIGGVMSSLNELAQARAAAARVAEVIAEPPVAYGHERLPEGPGRIRFRGVTVHGADGPVLNDLDLTIPGGALVAVVGRSGSGKSLLAALAGRLVDPDEGEVLLDGVPLRRLAREELRRAVAYGFERPVLLGETFADAIGFGPRTPSAGELAAQARAARADAFIRRMPAGYASRVADTPVSGGEAQRVGLARAFVQAGRVLILDDVAASLDTVTEHHISQVLTGALADRTRLIVTHRTSTADRAELVIWLADGGVRGRGTHRDLWADPEYRATFQPPSVTRTPVRTGAGGAR; encoded by the coding sequence ATGAGCCTGCGCGCACCGGACCGCCTGCTGCTGGCGTCAGCCCGGCGAGGCGGCGTCTGGGTGGGCGTCACGGTCGTCACCTCCCTGCTGCTCACCGGAGCCACCCTCGCGCTGCCGGCCGTCATGGGCCGCACCCTCGACGCCGTCCTCGGCCACGGCGACGCGGCGCGGTGGCTCGCCCTGACCGGAGTGCTGGTCTTCGTCATGGTGGCCGTCGACGCCGTGGACGATCTCGTCGGGCAGGCGGCCGAGGCCCGGTCGACGGCCTGGCTGCGGCACACACTGCTGCGGCACGTGCTGGCCCTCGGCACCCGGGCCACCCGCAGGTTCCCCCCGGGCGACCTGGTGAGCCGGCTGGTCGGCAACTCCGCCCGGACCGGGGACGCCGCGTCCGGCCTGGTGTGGATCGTCATGGGCGTCATCCCCCCGCTCGGCGCGATCGCCGCCCTGGCGCTCATCGACTACTGGCTGTGCCTCACCTTCCTCGCGGGCATGCCGATCCTGGTCCTCCTCGTACGGGCCTTCCTGCGCGACATCTCCGACGCCGGCGAGGGCTACTTCCGCGTGCAGGGCACCATCGCCGCACGGCTGGTCGACGCCCTGGGCGGCATCCGCACGATCACCGCGGCGGGGACCCTCGACCGCGAGACCCGACGGGTCCTCGAGCCCCTGCCCGAGCTGCACCGGCACGGACTGGGCATGTGGAACGCGCTCGCGCGGATCTCGGCACGCGGAGACCTGGTCGTCCCGCTGCTGGTGGTCGCCGTCCTGGCGGTGGCCGGCGTGGGGCTCACCCAGGGCCGCATCACGCCGGGGGAGGTGCTCGCGGCGAGCGAGTACGTCGTCATGGCGGCCGGCATCGGCGGCGTCATGTCGTCGCTGAACGAACTGGCCCAGGCCCGCGCGGCGGCCGCCCGGGTCGCCGAGGTGATCGCCGAACCGCCCGTGGCGTACGGGCACGAGCGACTCCCCGAAGGACCAGGACGGATCCGCTTCCGGGGAGTGACCGTCCACGGCGCGGACGGCCCCGTCCTGAACGACCTCGACCTGACGATCCCCGGCGGCGCCCTCGTCGCCGTCGTCGGCCGCTCCGGGTCCGGCAAGTCGCTGCTGGCCGCGCTGGCCGGACGCCTCGTCGACCCGGACGAGGGCGAGGTCCTGCTCGACGGCGTGCCGCTGCGCCGACTCGCCCGCGAGGAGCTCAGGCGGGCCGTGGCGTACGGCTTCGAACGCCCGGTGCTGCTCGGCGAGACCTTCGCCGACGCCATCGGGTTCGGGCCGCGCACCCCTTCCGCCGGGGAACTGGCGGCACAGGCCCGGGCCGCCCGGGCCGACGCGTTCATCCGCCGCATGCCCGCCGGCTACGCGAGCCGGGTCGCCGACACCCCGGTCTCCGGCGGGGAGGCGCAACGGGTCGGACTGGCCCGGGCCTTCGTCCAGGCCGGGCGGGTGCTCATCCTCGACGACGTCGCCGCCAGCCTCGACACCGTGACCGAGCACCACATCAGCCAGGTGCTCACCGGTGCGCTCGCCGACCGCACACGTCTCATCGTGACCCACCGGACCTCCACCGCGGACCGGGCGGAACTCGTGATCTGGCTCGCCGACGGCGGGGTCCGGGGGCGGGGGACGCACCGCGACCTGTGGGCGGACCCCGAGTACCGGGCCACGTTCCAGCCGCCGTCCGTGACCAGGACGCCGGTCCGTACGGGCGCCGGGGGTGCCCGGTGA
- a CDS encoding SapB/AmfS family lanthipeptide has protein sequence MTLLELQAMDPTVAYGGGKGPKGRHSRLSITLCAGGASNLSALLCSGK, from the coding sequence ATGACACTCCTCGAGCTGCAGGCCATGGACCCGACTGTCGCCTACGGCGGCGGCAAGGGCCCCAAGGGCAGGCACAGCCGGCTCAGCATCACGCTCTGTGCGGGCGGCGCCAGCAACCTCAGTGCGCTGCTGTGCAGCGGCAAGTGA